GTAAGCGCTTTCCAGGAATATGGATGAAGTACTTTCTGTTACCCCGGAATTCTTTCCTCCAAAAACCCCGGCCATGCACATAGGGCCGACTTCGTCGCAGATCATCAGGTCTTCCTCATGCAGTGTCCTTTCCACATCGTCGAGCGTTGTGAATTTTGTGCCTGCCGGAAGTGTCTTTACTATCACTTTATTGCCTTTTATTTTCGCGGCATCAAAAGCATGCAGCGGCTGCCCTAATTCGTGAAGCACATAGTTGGTCACATCCACGACATTATTCTTTGGCGTAAGCCCGATAGCCTTCAGCCTGTTTTGCAGCCATGACGGCGATGGTTTTACCGTGATGCCCGAAATGGTCACCCCGCAATATCTTGGAGCCAGCTTGCTGTCTTCCACCTTTACGTCCATTTTCAGGGTACGCTTATCGATCCTGAAGTTACTTACGGATGGTGTGAGTAGCTCGGTATTTACATTTTTTTGCGCGAGACCGGCACGCAGGTCGCGCGCTACGCCCCAATGGCTCATGGCATCGGCGCGGTTTGGTGTAAGCCCGATCTCGAAAACCTCATCGCTTTCGATATTGAAAACTTTAGATGCAGGCGTACCCGGCTTCAGGTCTTCTTTCAGGATCATGATGCCATCGTGGCTTTCGCCAATGCCAAGCTCGTCTTCAGCGCATATCATGCCGTGGCTTTCCTCGCCGCGTATCTTTCCTTTTTTTATCTGGAAGGCATTGCCCTCTTTGTCATATAGTGTTGTCCCGATGGTCGCTACAGGGACTTTCTGGCCCACGGCTACATTGGGTGCGCCGCAGACGATTTGTACGGGTGTGCCTTCCCCAATATCAACGGTAGTGATGCGCAGCCTGTCGGCATTCGGGTGCTGGACGCAGGTAAGCACATGGCCTACCACAACGCCTTCGAGCCCGCCTTTAAGCGACTCAAACTTATCAACGCCTTCCACCTCAAGGCCGAGGTCGGTAAGCAGGGCAGCGGTTTCTTCAGATTTCCAGTCGAGTTTTATAAATTGTTTTAGCCAGTTATAGGATATACGCATTGGTAAAATTGTTTTTTTAAAGCACGCAAAGATAATAATTATGGGGGAAAGATGGGCTATGTAAAAGTTGTGAAAGTTTGCCGAAAAAACAAAGAGGCCGAAGCCTCTTACGGATTATGTTTCTTGTAGAATTCCGCGTTTCTCCGGTAGCGTTTTATAAAGCGTATAATGGCAAATAGTATGGCAATCCAAAATATAATAAAGAATACCTGCCAAAGGAATAATAATATATTGAAGTCCTGGGTAAATTTTTCCATATCAAAGTGTTTTGTTCATTTTGTCTATTATATCATTAACCCAGTCAAATTGTAGCGGTTAATTTGAGATTTATTGTCAGGATGCTGTAGCCATAGCAAATTTATATCCGTCCTTTTCATTAGTTTTTTACTTTCTTTCCACTTAGACGTTTCGTAAATATTAACGGTTTTATATTCAGGATCGATATTAGCAGGGTCATTTGCGGAAATATAGCTTATAACAATGGGCTTTGATGCATCTAATTTTTTACCTGATAAATTTTCCAAATGCTTTTTTATACTATCTAAATGGTTTGGATTGAGTTTGGCGTAATTTTCAAAAAGATATATCTTGGCAATGTAGGCGGTATCTACATCAAAGTACCTGATAATTTTATTACCGTCAACTTCCGTTTTTTTGAAAATTGTTTCTGTCGAAGGCTTCCCGTTTTCATCGAAATAATATATTTTTTTACTTTGCGAAAACCCTTCGAAACTTATAAGCAGCAAAAGCAGCAGCAGGTATTTCATATGATAGAAGTTAGTAAGTAAATTTAAATAATTTCTCCGAAAGAAAGCAGGGGAAATACATTTTCTAAACCAAACATTTGATAACCCCAATAGCTAACTGGTAAATTCCCTACATTTGATTTTTTAATATCCCTTCCATGAAGCAATATTTTTACGCCCTCACTCTTTTGTTTAGCATTACCTTGCAGGCACAGCTCAAAAGCCCGGCCGAGTTCTTTCCCAATTATGGCAAACAGGTAAGCTATTACTACCAACTGGAGAATTATTTTGGTTACCTGATACAAAATTCAGGCATGGTAGTACACAAGCCGTATGGGCTGACCAACCAGGAGCGTGGCCTGAACGCTTACGTTATTTCGACACCCGAAAATTTAAAGGAGCTCGAAAATATCCGCCTCAACCATCTTTACAGCATAGGGATGGGCGGGAAGCAGGTAAATGTAGCAGACAAAGCTATTGTATGGCTGAGCTTCAACGTACATGGCAACGAACCTGCGGCTGCCGAAAGCGCCATGAGCGTTGCTTACGAATTGGTCAACCCAAAAAATGCTGCCACAAAAGAATGGCTTAAGAATACGATCGTGATACTCGACCCGTGCCTTAACCCCGACGGTTATTCCCGTTATGGGAACTGGCTCAGGGATATTTCGGGAAAAGAACCGAACCCCAATGCATCCGACAGGGAGCACATGGAGCCATGGCCGGGCGGGAGGCAGAACCATTATGCCTACGACCTCAACCGTGACTGGGCATGGCAAACACAGGTGGAAACGCAGCAGCGCATCGTCCTTTATAACGAATGGATGCCGATGGTGCATGTAGATGTGCACGAAATGGGCTATAACGAACCGTATTTTTTCCCGCCTGCTGCAGAGCCTATGCACGATTTTATTACACAGGGGCAAAAGGATTTCCATAACGCGATAGGGGAGATGACGGCTAAAAAGTTTGATAACCAGGGATGGAATTACTATACCCGTGAACGCTTTGACCTGTTTTACCCAAGCTATGGCGATACCTACCCAAGTTTTAACGGCGCTGTGGGGATGACCTACGAGCAGGGTGGCATCGGCGCAGGCAGGGCGATTACCATGGCAAACGGTAATACGTTGACATTGCAGGACCGGATAAATCACCATACTACGGCTGTGCTTACTGCTGTTGAAACGGCCTCATGGCAAAAGGACAAGCTGGTGCGCAATTTCCGCGCTTATTTTAAAGATAGCAGGGAAAATCCGAAAGGAAAGTACAGGACATACATCGTAAAAAACAGTGGCAAGAACGAAGAACTGGCACTATTGCTGAAGCGCAATAAAATTCAATTCGCATACGCCGATGAAAGCAAAAAGCTCACGGGCTATCATTACCAAAGCGATAAGGATAAGGAGTTTACTATAGAGCCCAACGACCTGATCGTTTCGGCCAATCAGCCGAAGTCGGTACTGACGCAAGTACTTTTTGAGCCTGCACAACGGCTTACCGACAGCCTGTCGTATGACATTACGGCCTGGGCACTGCCGCATGCCTATGGTGTGGAAAGCTATGCCCTTAAAAAAGACCTTGCCATCAAAACAAAAGCAGAAGTTTCACGTAAAGGGAAATTTGAATACGAGCGCGTATATGCCTATTATGTGCCCTGGAACGGGAGGGCATCGGCAAAAGTGCTGTCGCTGCTTTTTAAAAATAATATAAAAGTGCGTTCGTCGCGAAAGGCATCGGCTTTCAGGGGGATAAAGGTCAGCCCCGGCGACCTTGTTATCCTGAAAGGCGACAATCCCCAGATAAATAATTTCAAGGAAACCATGAATGCTTTGCTGGACGAAAAGCCCGACTATGAAGTGATAGAGAGTGGATTCTCCCTTAGCGGTGCCGACCTGGGCGGGGAATCGTATCCGTTGCTTGAAGCGCCAAAAGTATTGCTTCTGTCGGGAAACAGTGTAAGTCCGACTGATTTTGGACAGGCGTGGTTTTATATGGATGAAATAATCGATTACCCTGTAACCATTGTCGATGTACAAAATCTCGGGAGAATAAAGCTTTCTGATTTTACGACTATCATCCTTCCGGACGGCTGGTATGAGTTTAGCGATAGCCAAAAAACAAGCCTGGATGGTTTCATAAATGACGGCGGTAAGGTGATAGCGATAGCCGGGGCGCTCAACATTTTTGAGGACAGGGCAGGCTACAGCCTTACACGATTTGCCACAGATGCCGATAAAGACCTTGAAGCCAAAGAAGGCGATGAGGAGGCCCTTAATGCCCGCTATTATGATTACCAAAATGCCGAAAGGCGTGCCATATCGGGATCGGTGCCGGGCGCGATTGTAGAGAACGTGCTTGACAAAACGCACCCGTTATCGTATGGTTTGGGCGATAGGTATTTCAGCCTTAAGACGACCGACAGCCGCTACCAGCTTTTAAAAAACGTATGGAATGTGGCGTATGTTCCGTCGGGATATAAGAACTTCGGGTTCATTGGCCGCAGCCTGAAAAAGAAATTGGAGAATACTGTAACCTTTGCCGTAGAGCAAAAGGGCACGGGGGCCATCATCTACATGGTAGACAACCCGCTGTTTAGGGGATTTTGGGAGAATGGCAATTTATTGTTTAGTAATGCGTTGTTTTTGGTGGATTAGATTTTTTGGCAATAAAACAAAATTCAGCCGTTAGTATATAAATGAACTTATGAAAAATATCCTTTATACACTATTGCTGGTGACCCTCATAGGATGCGGCAGCGATGATTCGTCGTCAGAAAACAATAATAACGGAGACCGCGATTACAGGCAGGACATGCGCGATTTTGTCATAGGCATCAGCCAGACGGCAAAAGCGGTCAACCCCAACTTTGCTGTCATTCCGCAAAACGGTATTGAGCTCGTGACACTAAATGGCGAAGCCGATGGAGCACCTGCAACAGCTTACCTGAATGCCATAGATGGCAATGGACAGGAAGACCTTTTTTATGGCTATGACGATGACAACCAGGCCACACCGGGCGATGTAACAAGCTATCTCAGAAGCTTTCTGGATGTCTCGAAAAATGCGGGCAAGAAAATATTGGTAACGGATTATTGCTGGACTGCGGGTAAAGTAGCCGATTCTTATACAAAAAACCAGGCGGCAGGGTACATCTCTTATGCTGCTGAAGATAGGGATCTTACGATCATCCCCGATGCCACACCACACAATGAGAATGCTAATGTGATCACTTCGCTGGCGCAGGCAAAAAACCATAT
Above is a genomic segment from Flavobacterium album containing:
- a CDS encoding DUF2500 domain-containing protein, which translates into the protein MEKFTQDFNILLFLWQVFFIIFWIAILFAIIRFIKRYRRNAEFYKKHNP
- a CDS encoding M14 family zinc carboxypeptidase — protein: MKQYFYALTLLFSITLQAQLKSPAEFFPNYGKQVSYYYQLENYFGYLIQNSGMVVHKPYGLTNQERGLNAYVISTPENLKELENIRLNHLYSIGMGGKQVNVADKAIVWLSFNVHGNEPAAAESAMSVAYELVNPKNAATKEWLKNTIVILDPCLNPDGYSRYGNWLRDISGKEPNPNASDREHMEPWPGGRQNHYAYDLNRDWAWQTQVETQQRIVLYNEWMPMVHVDVHEMGYNEPYFFPPAAEPMHDFITQGQKDFHNAIGEMTAKKFDNQGWNYYTRERFDLFYPSYGDTYPSFNGAVGMTYEQGGIGAGRAITMANGNTLTLQDRINHHTTAVLTAVETASWQKDKLVRNFRAYFKDSRENPKGKYRTYIVKNSGKNEELALLLKRNKIQFAYADESKKLTGYHYQSDKDKEFTIEPNDLIVSANQPKSVLTQVLFEPAQRLTDSLSYDITAWALPHAYGVESYALKKDLAIKTKAEVSRKGKFEYERVYAYYVPWNGRASAKVLSLLFKNNIKVRSSRKASAFRGIKVSPGDLVILKGDNPQINNFKETMNALLDEKPDYEVIESGFSLSGADLGGESYPLLEAPKVLLLSGNSVSPTDFGQAWFYMDEIIDYPVTIVDVQNLGRIKLSDFTTIILPDGWYEFSDSQKTSLDGFINDGGKVIAIAGALNIFEDRAGYSLTRFATDADKDLEAKEGDEEALNARYYDYQNAERRAISGSVPGAIVENVLDKTHPLSYGLGDRYFSLKTTDSRYQLLKNVWNVAYVPSGYKNFGFIGRSLKKKLENTVTFAVEQKGTGAIIYMVDNPLFRGFWENGNLLFSNALFLVD
- a CDS encoding endo alpha-1,4 polygalactosaminidase; its protein translation is MKNILYTLLLVTLIGCGSDDSSSENNNNGDRDYRQDMRDFVIGISQTAKAVNPNFAVIPQNGIELVTLNGEADGAPATAYLNAIDGNGQEDLFYGYDDDNQATPGDVTSYLRSFLDVSKNAGKKILVTDYCWTAGKVADSYTKNQAAGYISYAAEDRDLTIIPDATPHNENANVITSLAQAKNHIFFINPENYNTKQQFINAVTATNYDVVIMDLFVNDDAFTAAEVNQLRNKANGGKRLLICYMSIGEAEDYRYYWQNSWDNSRPAWIAAENPDWPGNYKVKYWNADWQALIYGHSDSYLTKITNAGFDGVYLDIIDAFEYFE